The Musa acuminata AAA Group cultivar baxijiao chromosome BXJ1-8, Cavendish_Baxijiao_AAA, whole genome shotgun sequence genomic sequence tctccgctgcgcaccgcttccttcatggcaacttgaatggcaacactgtggcgtattcttcaaaagtacccgcctccgcctcctcttgcctcgtgctaaggccttctgaacccaacttcgccttcgcaagttgagtcgccttaattcctctatcaaatgcttctccgagataaggtgcatgtgcccagaaactcccttcgtctttggcaccatgcaagatgagtctgctacgtcaaaatgaaggacccatagaagaacatgatcctgctcttgcctctacaagagtttatgtccttgacctctgtccaaggaaagtactgtgcctccgctccatgttccatcttctatgctggctcccttcatgcggcttaggtacttcgccaagttacacccaagttgctctgctcctcatttttgcattgagttgatggtggccctcgcgcccaccattccacgggtcaaccctcccttgcgtCTGatttccatatcgactccaagtgtgccttcatttgtattgctttgagtcgctcccccacttgatctcgcaatgcatccaccaatgcattctctcaagtgagatcatgcgacgactcctcgtcgctcgctcagtccattgagcttcgtggagttgttatttttgagatactcctcaacatgtgcggtctattacacatgattctccctctggagaacggAGACCTATCCCTCCTGGACACCTATCATGTTGGAGTAACATCTCTCTacgcttctttctctctgaaagttccggagaccaccatccccttggactactctgatttgctgaacaaactgtcaattgttttgcctcctgcaaacgcacttgctagattgcgaccccacgtcaatacagccctcgctgcaccactcaaggcctagcaatatgctgaacttactgcacacttcagcctcctacggacgtttccttcacatgccgaagagaaagtttcaatgctccatggcgccgagtttcggtcaccttgggatggccgcgaacattccattgtcCACATACaatcccatgcatgagtaccgaattcttcgagttagcaattcccctcacctctgtgagctttgcacaactcttttagttgttgagcaactcattccaccttgcatagtctcatcctttttaccaagcgcctcacttgccttgagcaccatcaagtatagttgtcgacgtcgagccgtagctcgaactcagccatcccaacctttgtgcgctcggcattcttccaagcttgcttgttgtcttggtgcctcttgcgcaaagggttggtcattcctctgaatgccaatctcagatgcccgctcctccgagcgacttattttccctacatctccatgcccgttttcccccaaacggtcgcgcgtgtgctaactgccctcaacacagctctgctaggtcccccacatttgcatgccaagtgtttctatgagtgcttgtcccgctctgataccatccgtcacggacttagctggttttgcctaagtcgtacgacactattgcgtgtccgtccgcaaaagtcaacctccccgaaacctcccatagtcccttaggaccaacaagagagaaaacgggttagagaaagcgcctcactcgggatacacaagcaaacattccaggaaacacttcatagacaatgcaaattataaatagactttataagctctgatcggttgcacaacaaagggtcagaatgatccactatagactgaatatctctcacaagtgtccacatgacacaacctttatttacaagcctaagaaggccaccaaacccaactaaaatggggttgttaagccttcaaccgttcctctacatactgtgcaaagcatgaacaaacagaaagacacggacatacacaagtattacatcaaacatcctgtttaaaactttgtccgtgacagcatgtCAGCAGATATTTCATCGCTTGTCCGATTGATTAGTGGATAATTAGAACTAAGCATTGCAAGAAAGTATAATGTAGATCAGGAAAGTACATCAACTCACCCCAaagactttttaaatcactgtgttgCATTGCAAAAAACAACATAGTAAATAGATAAGCAAATATTTCATTGCTTGTCCGATTGATTAGCAGATAATTAGAACTAAGCATTGCAAGAAAGTATACTGTAGATTAGGAAGGAAAGTACATCAAACTCACCCCAAAGACCACTCTTCTCATTGGATGGGAGTGCTTCAGCTGAAAATTGATAGTGCATGTCATAGCAACAATACACACAGCATCGACTATTAATACTTCTCCAGGAGCAAGAATTTTCTGCACGActagcgaagaaagaaagaaaaccaaaGAGCTTAAAAAATTAATAGGCAGTCACCAAAATGATAGTTCTGTTATAATTTTAGGCATGGTTGACATGGCTGCTCAAGTAATAATAAAATTGAATATAGATAGTTATTGTGCAACAACAAGAATCTGCATGATGCTACAATTACTCTCTCTATCACACCACTCATATGTCAATGGCAGAGCTTTCGCAATACCTCATGATACATTCCTATATGTAAATGACAAATTGACATTGATGATTATGATTAACTGATCACGTCTTGCATATTTTTGGTCATAAAACAATTATCTCCAATGTGCTTCTAGTGATAATTCCCTTCATTACTTTGGCATTTTATGGAACATATTCTGTTAAATAAGATGGACTAATAAAGTTGTGAATGTAGGCTTACAACAAACCGGTGATCATTGTTGTGTTATTTTGATGCTATTATGAAATAAAAAGTCagtagaagaaaaaagaaaagggaatCCCAGAGAACATGACTTTTTAATGAAGACAATAAACCACAAGAAAAATAAACTGCAAAAGGCACACATACCAGATCCACATCCCACAAGAAATGCAAGACCCTGGCCTACTAGCTTCTGTTTCAGGATCACCTGCAacagattgaaaaaaaaaagacaattacTGAGATATAAAATCAAAGTGGTTACTGCCTAAAATATAATGTCAATCCAGAGTTCAGGTACCAGAGACAGCTCCTAAAAGGAGACTTTACCTCTGCACCAACCTCAAAGTTGCGGGGTCTTTGATCAACATTACTGATAGTTCTAACATCATTGACAGAGCAAAGAAATGCATCTGGCTACAAAAGGCAATTGTGAAAACCATCAGATACTTCATGGTTATACAGTTGCAAACAAAAGcaagtggtttttttttttcccgtGTTAAGTAATACTTGAATTGGCTCAGATTTTGGACCAGTAAACTCATCAATCTTGACCAATATAACATCTGCAATTGTCTCGGGGTTCAACTCCGAACCTTGCATTAACATGTCCAGTTAATGTATTCCTATTTCCTACTTTAGTTTTTAGTATCCATACTTACTGACCTCATCCAGCATGTTTCCATGCTCAAATATGTAATGCAAAATAAACCATCTCTTACTAGTGACAAAAAATTAAATACTGAAAAAATACATTACATTAATATGGTTGAAAAAAAAATCTGGCATAATTGCAGTAATTCAGAGATTGACTAGCTGATATATTCCAGCTTGATTTTTACAAGTTCCAACCAACCATAAAATGTTGCTTCTTCTAGAATCAAACACACAGgaaccaaataaaaaaaaacttttctcTACAAAGTAAAAAAAAGGGAGACAATAAACAAGAATTTTGTGGTTGACTATAAATTTGTTTAACAAAGGATGAAGACATATGATGATTGGTCATGCAAAATGTATTATGGATGTATGGCGGAACAGTCCACTGGAACCCATAGCATGTGGTACACCAAAATGAAAGCTTCATAATGCATGAAGAATTTTGTATGAAAATATATAGAAACAGTAGCAGTAGAAGAAGGGCAGAGCAAGGGAAAAACTAAAACAGCAGAAGGGAAGATAAGCACCATGCAGAAAAATGCAGCAGGAGAACAAACTCTtgatcaacttataagaaaatgaGCAAACATAAGAAACCTACTTATAAAGTTAACATAGGTTACAGAAATATGATTTTGTTCAAGAATAGAAGAAACATGTCAAGATACATAGTTGATTTATATGCAATAATCGACTGGTATCATTTCTTGCCAAAACAATGAATTGACAGAGAGGTCAATTTATGAGTAATTATGAAAACAGCACCAAGGACATGAATGAACAAAAACCAAGTTCTCAAAGCAACTGAGATTGTGAATAAGTGCTACCTGACAAAGAATCTCACCACCAAAATTTGCCAAGTCAATCTGTTAGGAAAACTGAAGCAGTtagaagagaaaattgctagaagTAGAATCAAGAATAGAATGCAGAAAATGAATAAGCCTACTAGTAATTTAGATTACAAAAATTGAACGAATGATCTATAGGGACAAACAATTGCTAGTGCTGAAAGAATCCTACATATATTGCACGAGGTTAAAAATAATTAAGTGGATTAAGCAAtcctaatttagaaaaaaaaaacatggccAATGCACCTATCAAATTGATTAATAACCTAGTTAACTACTTGGGTTAACAAGAAAAGTGTGTGATAGCAATTTTGAAATACAAGATTATCATGGTTAAAACGTACAATGGCAAAGATGTAGGCTTTGTGTTCACATGTCAGCATGAACAACACAAGATGCTAATCAGCAAAAGACTAGCATAAGCATGGAACAGAAAATGCCAATCCCTTGTCCAAATGTAAAATTATAGTGTGAGGAAGCTGACTTAATAATTTAGTTTGATTATGATGCAGCTTTTGATGTACCAACCGGAAGTATCCTTGCAGGAGATGGTGCTGCAATTCCAACAAATCCATCTTCTGGACCAAGATTGCAGAGAACTATGCTTGTCACACTTCTGCCAAAAAGCCACTGCCAAAACCCCGCTTCATGTTCAGGGATGTAGTTGTTGTCCATTTGAATTGACCCAGACATGTAACACATTGTACCTAAATAATATTgcaaaaagcaaaaaaaacaaaaacaaaagctaAGATATGTAAATAGCATGCAACAAAGAACATACAAATAATAAAGGTAAACTTTTCTTTATTAGAATATCATGAAAGTTAGAGAAAAAGCAATTACATCAAGTACACTGCACTACAAACAACACATATGCCATTTATAATTAGCTATAAGCACAGGTTGCATCACATCAAGTAGACTAAAGATCAATGCCGGGTGGAGGTAAAACGCCCACGAGTTCTGAAATTCTTTTCTCGGAGAAGAAGAAATGACAGTATATGAAGAATAAGCATCGCTAACTTTGTGTCAGCAACTGCAGCAAAACAGAATGATTGACCATAAAGCTTTGCGACGGTCAGGTTGCTTCTTTGCGACCTGGGAGACCAGGGTTCGAGTCATGAAAACtgcctctttaaatatttaagggTAAGGCTGCAGACATTGATCCTCTCAAGAGCCCATATTGGCAGGAGCCTTGTGCACTAGGTATGTCCTTGTATCGGGCATAAAGCTTTGGCAGGTGGCTTTTCAAGTCTGCCATCAAATCTCAAGGTTCAACCCTAGACAAAAGATGGAAACTACCAAGCTAAagtttggtaggggcagagggaatTTTCCCTTAAAAGAGCAAACAACAATTGCAAATAAAAGTAACTGTTGCAGCAAAAGGCCAGACTTTTAAATGTAATTAGACAAATATACAACATCAACCACTAAAAGCCTACAAGAATGCTAACAAACACTTACCAGGCTTTGCAATAAGCTTCTCTTGTGATTTTAACATTATCTGCAGATGGAATTGCAAAAAAATTATCAATGGGTAGAAAAGTTATGGAGAAAACTAACATACCAGAAAATCTACAATATGAAGTACCTGAACAATCTGAGACTCTCCACCCAGTATCTGAAAAGCTGTCACTGCTGATTGGGAACTCTGCAATACATAACAACATGATAAGTTAAACTAAGTTAGACAACCATAATTATCAAGTACTCTATTCCACATTAGTTTTGCTATTCTTTCAGCATGAATGACTAAATTTACCAATAAAGGATTGGAGTTCAAAGGACATTGAGCTACAGTATATGCATCAAGTCATAGCTTATATATTGAGTCGTTGCAAGGACCAAAGGTCTGGAACATAGCAAACTGGAACAATTGATTGTTCTTGTCCTAATGTTCTCATAGGCCCTAATCTAAGGACATCGAGCTGCAGTGTATGCATCAAGTCATAACTTATATATTGTGTCATTGCAAGGACCAAAGGTCTGGAACAAATTGCTGTTCATGCTTTCCTTTGGTTAACAGAAGAGCTTTCAAaagcttttatttttattttgttagatTATTGATGATTAAGAATCTTAAGAAAGAAAAATGGGTGGCATATGGTCAGCTTTGAAATTTTTGAATAGTTTAAATAGTTCAGAATAGAGTACCCAGCAAATACAATTGGATGTAGCTTCCATTATTGTCATTTTAAACATTTTTATCATCAAGATAACTGACTTCCGTTATGATCATCTGTGCAGTTTGACATGCAGAGGACTTATATTTGTAGACAAAGTGGCAGGGAATTATTTGATAGTGCTTTTTACAAAGCAAGAACTCAAGGATTTTCTTGCATAAATTTCCTAAAAAGGGCTTAAGTTAACAGGAACCCAGGCAGCAAAGACGGAGAAGTCTTTGAAGTGATTCCACAGCAAGGAAGAAGCTTTACAGAAAATAAAAACCTAAAGGAAAAAATCTACTGTACTAGGACATCTCAGCTCATCCTAGATTTACTCATGAAATTCGGCAAATATTAATGTGCACAATCAAAATCACTGTTGTAGAACAAATATTAATGTGCACAATCAAAATCAATAGGTAAGATCCACCTATTAAGCTCAAACTATCAGTTTGCTTAATGCATCAGCATCTTTTTGTGGCAAAGAATAACATGACCAACTTATGGTTTGCCTATAACTAATCAACATAGTCTAAAAGAAGATTCTCCATACTCTCCCGGAATTTAATACAGATCATACTGACTTGACCATTTTACTGGTATGATATATCGCAATACATATATTGAGTGAGACACTAAGGAACAAGGATTGACACCAAAAACAGAACACTACATTAATCAGAACACGGAAGGTGAATCTCGAGTTCATTAGCAAGCACGACTAATTTTGACTTTCCAATAAGGGAGCAATTTTCCATCCCCATTCACGCAAATAAAACCAAATACGATCAAGATCTCTAAAATTTTCAAGGCGGCGCCTCCAGATCGATGTCAGATCCCAAGAAGAAATGCGAACAGAAACCCTAATACGAACAATGAACGGAAAGGGCACAGGATGGAGGGCGGGAGGCCCACCTGGTAGACGTAGGGCTGGaaaggggaggagaagaagggagCCGCCATGGCGCTCGACCGAGAAGGAACTCAATCCAGGGACTTCAGAAAATCGCCGGAGTTCTCGTCGGAGGCCTCGAAGCCGCCATAAGAGTCATCGACCGAGATTGATCTCCACCGTTTCCTCGATGACGACGACAGCCGAAAGTCGAAACGCTCGTAGACAAGAATTGGGTAGCAGAgagaagaaaatatatattatatatataatatatatcggACGGTCGATGTGTTTTCAAGCGAAGTTATGAATGGATGCCATTTATCTAAATTAGCAAAAATCATCGAGGACGAGGACATATTCGTAATTCTGTACAAAGAGAGTGCGCGGTTCTTATCCCTGTGAGACTATCAGACACGCTTCCACGCGAAAGCTCTCCTAATACGAGTCCACGTCGACTAGATTGTCTTCGTGGCGACATATGATTTGTTATCTAGCTTCCTGTCGACGTAACACATTTGGGTGTCCGGAATTTGGAAGGTTTCTGGTAATACGGGAGTTCTCGCTATCCGAAATTTCGGGCGTTATAAACAACATAACGGGACATTAAGGAATCCGAAAAATAACGGGCCGGCGCCCGGATCCGCTTTTAAGCCTTTATGCTTTAACTCGACCGTCTTCCTTTCGTCGCTTCCCTGTCATCTCCTGGCCGTTCTTGCAGGATATGGAGACTGCGACCCTTCAACCTCTCGCCGCCGCGCTCCCGCCATCACCCTCATTGAACCACCGCATCCTCACCGCCACCACCGTCCCCCACTTCAAGCAAATCCACGCCCAAATCCTACGCTCTGGCCTCGACATCTCCGCCCCATTCCTTTCCAGGCTTCTCGCCCTCCCCCTCGCCTCGTCGCCTTCTTCCCTCGACTACGCCCTCTCCGTCCTCCTTCACTCGCCCAGCCCCGACTTCCGCCTCGCCAACCGCGCCCTCCGCGCCCTCTCCCGTGCCACCGACCCCCGCCGGACGCTCGTCGCGTACGGCCGCCTCCGCCGAGCCGGACTCGCCCTCGACCGCTTCAGCTTCCCCACGGTGCTGCGAGCGGCGGCGAGGGTCCGGGGAGTTGCCGGCGTGGTGGCCCAAGAGGTCCATGGGCTCGCGGCCAAGACGGGGCTCGATGCGGACCCGTTCATCCAGACGGCGGTGGTGGGAGCGTACACGGCGTTCGGGCGGGCCGCGGAAGGTCGCATGGTGTTCGACCGAATGCATCATCGAGACCTCGTCGCCTGGGGCGTCATGCTCGATGGGTAGCTAACTTGACTCCTTTCTTTCTCATATACAGATTCATCAAAAGCGCAAAATATGGATAATTCCTTGCACTCTTCTTAAATAGCATTTAAAATCTTTACATGCATCGATTGCAGATAGCCCCTTTTCTTTTCTCCAAATTTCCTGGCTTAGAATTAAGGCCTGAAACAGATGCATCGTCTTCGCTTTGTAGATAAATTAATTACTGAATTGCCTCATATGCTTTCTGAAACCGACCGGCAGCTATTGTCAGAGTGGATGTTACAATGAAGCCCTGCAGCTGTTTGATGAGATGAAGAGCTCTGGTGTAATCCCCGATCGAGTGATCCTCGCTACCATCCTTTCGGCATGTGCACGGACTAGAAATTTGACATCCGGTGGGGCAGTGCACTCGTACATTGTGGAATCTAACCTCTCAATTGATGCCCATCTCCAGAGCGCGCTTATTAGCATGTACTCCAATTGCGGATCGATGGACACTGCTCAGAGATTGTATGATGATACGTCACCTAAGAACCTGGTGGCATCGACTGCAATGGTCTTTGGGTATGCCAAGCTTGGCAAAATTGCAGTTGCACGAAGTATCTTTGACCAGATGACTGACAAGGACCTTGTCTGTTGGAGCGCGATGATCTCAGGGTATGCTGAGAGTGATCAGCCGAATGAAGCTCTCAAGTTGTTCAATGAGATGCACCTCTTAGGTGTGAAGCCAGACCAAATCACCATGTTGAGTGTCATCTCTGCTTGCGCTAATATGGGTGCAAGAGATCAAGCTAAATGGGTTCATATCTTTGTGGACAAGAATGGATTTCATCAAATTTTGTCAATAAGGAATGCTCTTATCGACATGTACTCCAAATGTGGAAGTTTGGTTGATGCATGCACAATCTTTGATGAGACAGCCTTTAAGGATGTGATTACCTGGACAAGCATGATCACTGGGTTTGCGATGCATGGAAATGGGAGGTCTGCGTTAGCAGTCTTTGATCATATGATATCGGAGGGGGTAAAGCCTAATGGAGTGACTTTTATCAGCCTGTTATATGCTTGTAGCCATGCTGGCTTAGTCGATGAGGGTCGGAGGATATTTGAGTCCATGATCCAAGATTACAGACTTGAGCCCAAGCATGAGCACTATGGTTGCATGGTGGATCTTCTTGGTCGTGCTAGACTTCTTCAAGAAGCACTCGAGTTCATAGAATCAATGCCGTTTGCCCCAAATGTGGTGGTGTGGGGGTCACTACTAGGAGCGTGCAGGATTCACGGTGATGTTAAACTAGGCGAACTTGTGGCAAGGAGGCTACTAGAACTTGACCCAAATCATGATGGTGCTTATGTGCTCCTGTCCAACATATATGCAAAGGCTAGCAGGTGGGAGGATGTGAGAGAGGTGAGAAACTTGATGAAGAATAAGGGAGTAATTAAGGAGGCAGGATTTAGTTGGATTGAACTAAATGGTCATGTGCATGAGTTCATGATGAGAGATAAGTGTCATCCAAGATCTAGTGAGATTTATGGGAAGCTGGATGAGGTTGTAAAGGAATTGGAGCTTGTGGGCTATTCTCCGGATACAGCGACTGTTTTGGTTGATTTGCAAGAGGAGGAAAAGAGGGAAGCCATTCTGTTGCACAGTGAGAAGTTGGCTCTTTCTTTGGGGCTCATCGACTCGAAGAAAGGCTCTTCGATTCACATTGCAAAGAATATAAGAGTATGCGACGATTGCCACACTTTCATAAAGTTGGCATCAAAGGTGTTTGAGAGAGAGATCGTTCTGAGGGACAGGACCCGGTTCCACCACTACAAAGATGGGGTTTGCTCCTGTGGAGACTTTTGGTGATTGGCCAGGGCGCAGTTTTGATTGCACTGTATGTATAATTTATGATGAACGTTAGATGGTAACGTGTGGAAACATGAGGTGATCAGATCAGTCCTGATGACTACAAAGGAGTATCAGATCTCGTTGTATGCGCTTGTTTTAATAACTTGAAAAAAATCATATACGTCAATTTTTTTTGTTGCGTTATACATGGTTCATTGTTATGCAAAAGCAGGATTGATCTAAGAATGTCTCCTTCTTTAATATCTATGAATGTCTCTTGACCTACTAAATAATCTTTTCGATGTTGGGCTTCAATTTTCATGAAAATGTCATAAATTTCAACTGGTGTTGCTTAGTTCACTTAAACTTTACGAGTCTCCTAATGATCTTTTCTCCTCGAAGCTGCCTTTGGGATGTTATAGAACTAAAGTAATTATGATATATTGTTCTAATAGAGGGGAGTTCTGATAAGATTGCTATGTTATCTTGGTGAATAGGGGTGTAGTTGTGAATTTATGGTGAGCATATCCATGGCTCACTCATATCGGACTTTCTAGGGGGTCTTCTTGACTCTTCATGTCAAGCAAACTAAAAGATATGATTAACTTCTCTGTACTCTGTCGTAACTCTAAAGGAGAAGAATCAAACATAGGAATGACATATAACTATCATTTTGTTGGTCTAAGTTGCAATTATTGTGCATTCAGTGGCAGCCTGCCGGAGGATCAGCATAAGTCTCCATCCAAGTTGGAGATAGATGCAAGTCACCTTAGATGACCTTCATAAGAAGACCCAGCAGGTCAACGATTGGCTTTTCTTTATTCAGTCAAACTTTGACTTGACTCCATGTCCAATATAATGACCCTTCGGGTGCTGTAGAGGCAACTCAGAGCTGGATTGATATGAATTCTTCCGAGAgctttttaactttttattatcACTTATTTGCCTTTTGTTTTTGTGATTGTCTAATATATATACACCCAATCAGTAAGAGTAAATGACAGGTTGATATtgtaaaatataataaaacatcATTCTTGTCGATACTTAATGTAACTTTTTATCTTCTGGACATCAATCAATattgaaataaaaatttattatattaaatcagGTGTGGATATTGAGCTTTGATGGATGATGTCAGTGGTGGATTTTAAATGGTTGACCAGGACTTACACCAGGAACCTTTAGCCGTGCCTATGGTGCTTAGAGCACTCGGCGTGAGTCCTGAATGATCCTTTTGATGTTCATTCTAAAAGTGAATTAGGTAGTAGAGAGAAGGGTCTGATCTTGTTAATCGTATTCGCGCCGATCTTTTATAATCATCCTtccataatgataaatattttagaaaatattagagaattttttttttgttaagaatTTTGATTGACATGATATATTTACTgattttgttctcttttttatGACAGATATGAGGCTTAATTGGGATGGAATagtttttctataaaattttaacaTGAATGATTAGGATAatgaatttataaaaataattgtgAGTTGAATTAGGTGGCTTCTTTGATCCATGCCTATTATTTTTgtgattatttttaaatataattaggaCAGTACATATTGACTTGAAGAATATCGTCTCCACGTGATATTcaagttgaaaaaaaaaagataaaggctATCTTTCGTTAATTTGCCCAAGTGGATAAGGGTCTAAGATAGACATTTGCAATTATGAATTGAAAAAACTTGATCCGTGTGAGGAAAAATCCATCATGGTAAGAGACACAAGGCAAAATATGTCCGAGATGAGTAAGTTGAGAAAACCCAACTCGTACGAGAAGAAACACATTATAACTAGAGGCACAAAGCATGTAAGTGGAGAAAACCCaatctatttaaaaaaaaaattcatggtgAGAGGCATAAGACAAAGTATGCCTGAGGCACGTGAGTCAAGAAAACTAACCCACGTGAGAAAAAGTTCATTATGACAAAAAATACAAGGCAAAATATGTCTGAGATGCGGGAATTAGAAAAATTTGACTCACGTAAGAAAAAACTTGTCATGACGAAAGACACAAGGTAAAATATACCCAAGACGCATGAGTTAGGAAAATCTAACCCACATAAAAAGAAACTCATCATGATAAGCAGTACATAACAAAATGCACTCGATGTGAATCGAGAAAAACCAACCCTCGTCGGTGTTTGCACAACTCATAAAGGTCGAGAACCCTAACCCCTATCGACTT encodes the following:
- the LOC103996166 gene encoding uncharacterized protein LOC103996166; translation: MAAPFFSSPFQPYVYQSSQSAVTAFQILGGESQIVQIMLKSQEKLIAKPGTMCYMSGSIQMDNNYIPEHEAGFWQWLFGRSVTSIVLCNLGPEDGFVGIAAPSPARILPIDLANFGGEILCQPDAFLCSVNDVRTISNVDQRPRNFEVGAEVILKQKLVGQGLAFLVGCGSVVQKILAPGEVLIVDAVCIVAMTCTINFQLKHSHPMRRVVFGGDNQLMATLSGPGVVFIQSLPLPRLSQRIARAVAAPSLRDNPKFFMQIALLFFLAYVMIVSSLILTDV
- the LOC135588348 gene encoding pentatricopeptide repeat-containing protein At4g14820-like → METATLQPLAAALPPSPSLNHRILTATTVPHFKQIHAQILRSGLDISAPFLSRLLALPLASSPSSLDYALSVLLHSPSPDFRLANRALRALSRATDPRRTLVAYGRLRRAGLALDRFSFPTVLRAAARVRGVAGVVAQEVHGLAAKTGLDADPFIQTAVVGAYTAFGRAAEGRMVFDRMHHRDLVAWGVMLDGYCQSGCYNEALQLFDEMKSSGVIPDRVILATILSACARTRNLTSGGAVHSYIVESNLSIDAHLQSALISMYSNCGSMDTAQRLYDDTSPKNLVASTAMVFGYAKLGKIAVARSIFDQMTDKDLVCWSAMISGYAESDQPNEALKLFNEMHLLGVKPDQITMLSVISACANMGARDQAKWVHIFVDKNGFHQILSIRNALIDMYSKCGSLVDACTIFDETAFKDVITWTSMITGFAMHGNGRSALAVFDHMISEGVKPNGVTFISLLYACSHAGLVDEGRRIFESMIQDYRLEPKHEHYGCMVDLLGRARLLQEALEFIESMPFAPNVVVWGSLLGACRIHGDVKLGELVARRLLELDPNHDGAYVLLSNIYAKASRWEDVREVRNLMKNKGVIKEAGFSWIELNGHVHEFMMRDKCHPRSSEIYGKLDEVVKELELVGYSPDTATVLVDLQEEEKREAILLHSEKLALSLGLIDSKKGSSIHIAKNIRVCDDCHTFIKLASKVFEREIVLRDRTRFHHYKDGVCSCGDFW